From one Anabas testudineus chromosome 21, fAnaTes1.2, whole genome shotgun sequence genomic stretch:
- the ndufa10 gene encoding NADH dehydrogenase [ubiquinone] 1 alpha subcomplex subunit 10, mitochondrial — translation MALRVIRLVIPSGASAFNAVNTVHKAGVHTTSVRSLRYGWWSYVLGERTTPRLKQYSKIISVDGNLASGKGALAQKLADKLGMLYMPEADTFYLDKMTGEKVPLSVDFNGMCSLEKFYTDPKASDGNSYRLQLWMYTMRLLQYSDAIEHLLTTGQGVILERSLFSDMVFVEAMFKQGYIRKECVQHYNEIKGISICEFLPPHLAIYVDQPAEEVQKKLKQSSKSYLQNVPLPYLKSIEDCYKKSFLPQISETSEVLVYDTTQAQDLERVVEDIEYLKFDKGPWLEQDDVTYHHMRMLVEDKQNVATLTHIPRFLPEITIGAHEYDEKYYAYKSLPGKKYAVGYNADVGDKNIWLK, via the exons ATGGCCCTCAGGGTGATCCGGCTGGTCATCCCGTCGGGAGCTTCTGCTTTTAACGCAGTGAATACTGTACACAAG GCAGGTGTTCACACGACCTCAGTGCGAAGCTTACGATATGGCTGGTGGTCGTATGTGCTGGGTGAGAGAACGACGCCACGATTAAAGCAGTACAGCAAAATCATCTCTGTGGATGGCAACTTGGCTTCAGGGAAAGGAGCACTGGCCCAGAAACTGGCTGATAAGCTGG GGATGCTCTACATGCCTGAGGCTGACACTTTCTACTTGGACAAGATGACTGGAGAGAAGGTGCCACTCTCTGTCGACTTCAATGGGATGTGCAGCCTGGAGAAGTTCTACACAGACCCCAAAGCGTCTGATGGAAACAGCTATAGGCTTCAACTGTGGATGTACACCATGAGGCTGCTTCAGTACTCTGACGCCATCGAACACCTGCTCACCACAG GCCAAGGAGTGATCCTGGAACGGTCCCTCTTCAGTGACATGGTCTTTGTGGAGGCCATGTTCAAACAGGGCTACATCAGGAAGGAGT GTGTGCAGCACTACAATGAGATAAAAGGCATCAGCATCTGTGAGTTCCTTCCTCCGCACCTCGCCATCTATGTCGACCAGCCAGCTGAGGAGgtgcagaagaagctgaaacagaGCAGCAAG TCGTATCTTCAGAATGTGCCTCTGCCATATCTAAAGAGCATTGAGGATTGCTACAAGAAGTCTTTTCTGCCTCAAATCAG TGAAACATCAGAAGTGCTTGTTTATGATACAACCCAAGCCCAAGATTTGGAAAGG GTGGTAGAAGACATTGAGTATTTGAAGTTTGACAAAGGGCCATGGTTGGAGCAAGATGACGTCACCTACCACCACATGAGGATGCT TGTGGAAGACAAACAGAATGTGGCAACCCTGACCCATATACCAAGGTTTCTGCCAGAGATAACCATTGGGGCACACGAGTACGATGAAAAATACTATGCCTACAAATCG CTCCCTGGGAAGAAGTACGCCGTTGGCTATAATGCAGACGTTGGAGACAAAAACATCTGGCTGAAGTGA